From Domibacillus sp. DTU_2020_1001157_1_SI_ALB_TIR_016, a single genomic window includes:
- a CDS encoding DNA-3-methyladenine glycosylase has product MKQTGKTLQSASNSYSYKPVSDAFFHGPTLSLARNLLGCLLVKETEEGIASGFIVETEAYRGPLDRAAHSYNNRRTKRTEVMFAEPGRVYTYLMHTHCLVNVVSGEEGLPEAVLIRAVEPYDGIDLMMERRGEMPMKNLTSGPGKLTKALGIHMIDYGRRFDEPPLFIAHGFTPEKIAVGPRIGIPNSGEAKDYPWRFWVEGNPYVSR; this is encoded by the coding sequence ATGAAGCAGACCGGCAAAACATTACAGAGCGCTTCAAACAGCTATAGCTATAAGCCGGTTAGTGACGCGTTTTTTCATGGACCGACGCTGTCTCTGGCCCGCAATTTACTCGGCTGCCTTCTTGTGAAGGAAACAGAAGAAGGCATAGCTTCAGGATTTATTGTGGAAACAGAGGCATACCGGGGCCCATTAGACCGTGCAGCGCACAGCTATAATAATAGAAGAACAAAGCGTACAGAAGTGATGTTCGCGGAGCCTGGGCGCGTGTATACCTATTTGATGCACACACACTGTCTCGTGAATGTGGTGAGCGGGGAAGAAGGACTGCCGGAAGCTGTATTGATCCGGGCAGTGGAACCGTACGATGGGATCGATTTAATGATGGAACGGCGGGGAGAAATGCCGATGAAAAATTTAACGAGCGGTCCCGGCAAGCTGACAAAAGCACTTGGCATTCATATGATCGATTATGGACGTCGGTTTGATGAGCCGCCCCTGTTTATTGCCCACGGCTTCACACCGGAAAAAATCGCCGTCGGCCCCAGAATCGGCATTCCAAACAGCGGAGAAGCAAAGGATTATCCATGGCGCTTTTGGGTGGAAGGCAATCCGTACGTTTCCAGATAA
- a CDS encoding STAS domain-containing protein, with translation MQEKQQFEINGTSLQWDRAEGLFQFEGADVVLFWTKTALKTFIDTIEEVTGAESARVVMETAGYRTGKIVSRFYKEKWSVEKTLELLPNMYASAGWGATEFKRLCLAERRAVLSIRNDWESKVVQAQGKEGAGTFLGGHWAGVLSGLIGETIWYKVTEYEADEEKSYKEIELFPSSKTSSENVREHIQTREQETITQLEAMVENRTIELRKLIRELSSPIIPVLDGILVTPVMGRFDQERSDDFTEKALQAIVEHKANMLILDVTGIKAMNNLILSTLEKVTQSVQLIGAVPIVAGISPELGMEMTSKGIYLNDLKCFATLKHAIHYAIALEGMQIVKKEDESL, from the coding sequence ATGCAGGAAAAGCAGCAATTCGAAATCAATGGAACGAGCCTTCAATGGGACCGAGCAGAAGGGCTGTTTCAGTTTGAAGGAGCGGATGTAGTCCTTTTTTGGACAAAAACAGCGCTGAAAACGTTCATTGATACGATTGAGGAAGTAACAGGTGCAGAATCCGCCCGGGTTGTGATGGAAACCGCAGGATACCGGACAGGAAAAATCGTCAGCCGTTTTTATAAAGAAAAATGGAGCGTGGAAAAAACGCTGGAGCTCCTGCCCAATATGTACGCATCGGCCGGCTGGGGAGCGACAGAATTCAAGCGGCTGTGCTTAGCAGAGCGCCGAGCGGTTTTGTCTATTCGCAATGACTGGGAAAGCAAGGTCGTGCAGGCGCAGGGGAAAGAAGGTGCGGGCACATTTCTTGGAGGACATTGGGCTGGCGTACTGAGCGGATTGATCGGGGAAACAATTTGGTACAAAGTAACGGAGTATGAGGCGGACGAGGAAAAGTCATATAAAGAAATTGAATTGTTTCCATCTTCAAAAACATCGTCGGAAAACGTGCGCGAGCATATTCAAACACGGGAGCAGGAGACAATCACCCAGCTTGAAGCGATGGTTGAAAACCGGACGATTGAGCTGCGCAAGCTGATCCGTGAGCTGTCATCGCCAATTATTCCGGTTCTTGACGGCATTTTGGTTACGCCGGTGATGGGGCGGTTTGATCAAGAGCGGTCAGATGATTTTACGGAAAAAGCGCTTCAGGCCATCGTGGAGCACAAAGCGAATATGCTGATTCTGGACGTTACCGGCATTAAAGCAATGAACAATTTGATTTTAAGCACACTTGAAAAAGTGACACAATCCGTTCAGTTGATCGGCGCAGTGCCGATTGTCGCCGGCATTTCACCGGAACTGGGGATGGAGATGACTTCAAAAGGCATTTATTTGAACGATTTAAAGTGCTTTGCTACGCTAAAACATGCGATTCATTATGC
- a CDS encoding DEAD/DEAH box helicase, with translation MSTQPDFLSSLQPFLQESWEKAGFKQAMPVQEEAIPLLLDGRDVIAESPTGTGKTLAYVLPMLEKIDPKRNQVQAIVMASSRELIMQIQEEIRTFGGGVITSAGMIGGANIKRQTDRLKKPPHIVCGTPGRLLELIEMKKLKMHEVKFIVLDEGDELFTTALFEPVQAIIKATQKDRQLALFSATMPAAAEEKAKELMKDPETVHIKKGSLPEEGTVRHLYFTCAWKEKQQMIEKVMRVFEPERMLAFIKDITDVNVMSEKLAYKGLKNAVLHSELRKEERVKAIRDFRNGKAPLLFATDVAARGLDVKGLTHVLHFEAPHNVREYTHRSGRTGRAGEDGTVITLITSEFQEKELKKMARQMGVELEKYEFFKGKALPVKSKPVRSEKK, from the coding sequence ATGTCAACACAACCCGATTTTTTATCATCACTGCAGCCATTTTTACAAGAATCATGGGAGAAGGCCGGTTTTAAGCAGGCTATGCCCGTTCAGGAAGAAGCCATTCCACTTTTATTGGATGGCCGTGATGTGATTGCTGAATCACCGACCGGAACGGGAAAAACGCTGGCTTACGTTTTACCGATGCTGGAGAAAATCGACCCGAAGCGCAATCAAGTTCAAGCGATCGTCATGGCGTCATCGCGTGAGCTGATTATGCAAATACAAGAAGAAATCCGCACATTCGGCGGCGGTGTGATTACATCTGCCGGCATGATTGGCGGCGCAAACATTAAACGGCAGACGGACCGGCTGAAAAAACCGCCTCATATCGTCTGCGGAACACCTGGACGGCTTTTAGAACTCATTGAAATGAAAAAATTAAAAATGCATGAAGTGAAATTTATCGTGCTGGATGAAGGGGATGAGCTATTTACAACTGCCCTTTTTGAGCCGGTTCAAGCGATTATCAAAGCTACACAAAAGGACCGCCAGCTTGCTTTGTTTTCGGCTACGATGCCCGCTGCAGCTGAAGAGAAAGCAAAAGAGCTGATGAAGGATCCGGAAACTGTCCACATCAAAAAAGGAAGCCTGCCTGAGGAAGGAACAGTGCGCCACCTTTATTTTACCTGCGCGTGGAAAGAAAAGCAGCAAATGATCGAAAAGGTCATGCGTGTATTCGAGCCCGAGCGGATGCTCGCTTTCATCAAAGACATTACGGATGTAAATGTGATGTCAGAGAAGCTGGCGTACAAAGGACTTAAAAATGCGGTGCTGCATAGTGAGCTTCGCAAAGAAGAGCGGGTAAAAGCCATTCGGGATTTCCGAAACGGCAAAGCACCGCTTCTGTTTGCAACAGATGTAGCCGCACGCGGACTCGATGTGAAAGGGCTGACCCATGTGCTGCACTTTGAGGCACCCCACAATGTGCGTGAGTACACACACCGTTCAGGCCGTACAGGACGTGCTGGTGAAGACGGTACAGTCATCACGTTGATTACAAGTGAATTTCAAGAAAAAGAGCTGAAAAAAATGGCGCGTCAAATGGGCGTAGAGCTCGAAAAATATGAATTTTTCAAAGGGAAAGCATTACCGGTAAAAAGCAAGCCGGTCCGGAGCGAAAAAAAATAA
- a CDS encoding DUF2254 domain-containing protein, whose product MIKERTRLNLSRHIWIVPGIYSIGALLLASLVVWMDISHYAELKRWVPDRLLTSTSLSETILGSIAGSLLTMTSITFSTLMVVLTTYSGQFSPRILQNFIHDKVTLRVLGVFMGGFVYSMFSLLFIREVNADDPVISAAVGVCIALICLGFFAHFLQHVADSIQVTKLIDRLADDAVETIEKVEAAGSRVDEHPPVPEGEPEMLISGKKGYIQLYEWEKLLETAKKHDCVIELLEPIGTFVTKKTPLVKMYRSRSFHRDVRDYVKVGEERTPVQDVEFAVQKLAEITLRALAPGANDPNTAIDGIRHIGMALDEASRLDGKYTVFEDRVIIPRRPFEKILYETFYEICYSGRDRVSVLLAVFDALDMISDNNTPAIQKKVRDFGSYVWSKVEEDILNEADRQNITERFKQL is encoded by the coding sequence GAACGGACGAGATTAAATTTATCACGCCATATTTGGATTGTACCGGGAATTTACAGCATCGGCGCTCTCCTTTTGGCAAGTTTAGTAGTTTGGATGGATATTTCGCATTACGCAGAGCTCAAAAGGTGGGTGCCGGACCGGCTTTTAACCAGCACTTCTTTGTCTGAGACCATTCTCGGCTCTATTGCAGGCTCTCTTTTAACGATGACCTCGATTACTTTTTCTACACTAATGGTTGTATTAACCACTTATTCAGGACAATTTTCACCGCGTATTTTACAAAACTTTATTCATGATAAAGTCACGCTTCGGGTTCTCGGTGTATTTATGGGCGGGTTTGTTTACTCCATGTTTTCCCTGCTGTTTATCCGCGAAGTAAATGCAGATGACCCGGTTATTTCTGCTGCAGTGGGAGTATGCATTGCGCTTATCTGTCTCGGTTTTTTTGCTCATTTCTTGCAGCATGTGGCCGATTCTATTCAAGTAACCAAATTAATTGACCGGCTGGCAGATGATGCAGTGGAAACCATTGAAAAAGTGGAGGCTGCAGGCAGCCGGGTGGATGAGCATCCGCCTGTGCCAGAAGGAGAACCGGAAATGCTGATCTCCGGTAAAAAAGGCTACATTCAATTATATGAATGGGAAAAGCTTTTAGAGACGGCGAAAAAACACGATTGTGTAATCGAATTGCTGGAACCAATCGGGACTTTTGTAACAAAAAAAACGCCTCTCGTTAAGATGTACCGCTCTCGTTCGTTTCATCGGGATGTGCGCGATTACGTAAAAGTCGGTGAGGAACGGACGCCGGTACAGGATGTGGAGTTTGCCGTTCAAAAGCTCGCTGAAATTACGCTGCGGGCCCTGGCTCCGGGAGCGAACGATCCGAATACAGCAATTGACGGAATCCGCCATATTGGGATGGCACTTGATGAAGCAAGCCGCCTTGATGGAAAATACACTGTTTTTGAAGACAGAGTAATCATCCCTCGACGTCCGTTTGAAAAGATTTTATATGAAACGTTTTATGAAATTTGTTATTCGGGGCGGGATCGCGTGTCTGTCCTTTTGGCTGTATTTGATGCATTAGACATGATTTCGGATAACAATACCCCGGCCATTCAAAAAAAGGTGCGCGATTTCGGCAGCTATGTCTGGTCAAAAGTAGAGGAGGATATTTTAAATGAAGCAGACCGGCAAAACATTACAGAGCGCTTCAAACAGCTATAG
- a CDS encoding ABC-F family ATP-binding cassette domain-containing protein has product MSILSVSRLSHGFGDRAIFNDVSFRLLKGEHIGLVGANGEGKSTFMNIITGTLQPDEGKVEWSKNVRVGYLDQHAVLKQGMTIRDVLRTAFQYLFDIETKMNELFGQMADVTPEELEKLLEETGTMQDLLTNNDFYVIDAKIEETARGLGLDDIGLDRDVHDLSGGQRTKVLLAKLLLEKPEILLLDEPTNYLDEQHIEWLKRYLQEYENAFVLISHDIPFLNSVVNLIYHMENQELNRYAGTYEDFIKVYEMKKQQLEAAYKKQQQEISDLKDFVARNKARVSTRNMAMSRQKKLDKMDVIELAAERPKPEFRFKEGRTPSKLIFEARDLVIGYGEPLSRPLNLRMERGQKIALTGANGIGKTTLLKSLLGEIKPVSGKVERGENLLIGYFQQEMKTDKGNTCIEELWTEFPSFTQYEIRAALAKCGLTTKHIESKVSVLSGGEKAKVRLCKLINQESNILVLDEPTNHLDVDAKDELKRALKDYKGSVLLISHEPEFYQDVVTDIWNGESWTTKVF; this is encoded by the coding sequence ATGAGTATTTTATCAGTCAGCCGCTTAAGCCATGGCTTCGGCGACCGTGCTATTTTTAATGATGTGTCATTTCGTCTCCTAAAGGGCGAGCATATTGGTCTTGTTGGGGCAAACGGCGAAGGAAAATCGACTTTTATGAATATTATTACTGGAACGCTGCAGCCGGATGAAGGAAAAGTAGAATGGTCTAAAAATGTCCGTGTCGGCTATCTTGACCAGCACGCGGTATTAAAGCAGGGCATGACCATTCGCGATGTACTCCGTACAGCGTTTCAATATTTATTTGATATTGAAACAAAAATGAACGAATTGTTTGGGCAAATGGCAGATGTTACGCCGGAAGAGCTGGAGAAGCTTCTTGAAGAAACAGGTACGATGCAGGACTTGCTGACGAACAATGACTTTTACGTGATTGATGCCAAAATTGAAGAAACAGCACGCGGGCTCGGACTTGATGATATCGGCCTTGATCGTGATGTACATGACTTGAGCGGCGGACAGCGGACAAAAGTATTGCTGGCCAAATTACTGCTTGAAAAGCCAGAAATTTTGCTGCTGGATGAGCCGACCAACTACCTGGATGAACAGCATATTGAATGGCTGAAGCGTTACCTGCAGGAATATGAAAATGCGTTTGTCCTTATTTCACATGATATTCCATTTTTAAACAGTGTGGTCAACTTGATTTACCATATGGAAAACCAAGAGCTAAACCGCTACGCCGGCACATACGAAGACTTTATAAAAGTGTATGAAATGAAAAAACAGCAGCTTGAAGCGGCTTATAAAAAGCAGCAGCAGGAAATTTCCGATTTGAAAGACTTTGTAGCCCGTAATAAAGCGCGCGTTTCCACACGGAACATGGCGATGTCACGCCAGAAAAAGCTTGATAAAATGGATGTCATTGAGCTTGCCGCAGAGCGTCCAAAGCCGGAGTTCCGCTTTAAAGAAGGCCGGACACCGAGCAAGCTGATTTTTGAAGCGCGCGACCTGGTGATTGGATACGGTGAGCCTCTTTCGCGCCCGCTGAATCTGCGCATGGAACGCGGACAAAAAATCGCCCTGACCGGTGCGAACGGTATCGGTAAAACCACTCTGTTAAAAAGCCTGCTTGGTGAAATCAAGCCGGTTTCGGGCAAGGTTGAACGCGGTGAAAATCTGCTGATTGGCTACTTCCAGCAGGAAATGAAAACTGATAAGGGTAATACGTGTATTGAAGAGCTTTGGACGGAATTCCCTTCATTTACCCAGTACGAAATTCGGGCGGCACTGGCCAAATGCGGTTTAACAACCAAGCATATTGAAAGCAAAGTGTCCGTTTTGAGTGGTGGGGAGAAAGCAAAAGTCCGCCTGTGCAAGCTAATTAACCAGGAATCGAATATTTTGGTGCTGGATGAGCCAACCAACCATTTGGATGTAGATGCAAAAGATGAATTAAAACGGGCTTTAAAAGACTATAAAGGCAGCGTTCTGCTTATTTCCCACGAACCTGAGTTTTATCAGGATGTTGTCACTGATATTTGGAACGGTGAATCCTGGACGACAAAGGTGTTTTAA